The following is a genomic window from Parus major isolate Abel chromosome 14, Parus_major1.1, whole genome shotgun sequence.
GGAGATGTTGGCTGGGTTTGGTGAGGGCAGCCACGGGTGAGGCTTGGTGGGCACATCTCAGAGCCCACACGGGGGTTTTACCCGCCCACATCTCCTGTTCTGCCTCAAGAAAAGCAAAGGTGGTTTTAGCAGCTGCCTCGGGTCTGGTTTCGCTTTGTGCACGAGTTCGGAGCAGCTTCTGGGGCTGCCCTCGGACCTGCCCTCCTGAGCCCTGGAGCTCAGGCTgatccctgcagccaggagcaggcaggatgctcagggctgggagggaacatcctctgctctgctctgctctgctctgctctgggagctgcctggctccgtttgcagctgctgctctgccttccccGGCTGTCAGCAAAGGCTGAGGTGATTTATCCAGCACGAGCATCGCTGGTGGCTCTCTGTCCCAAATGAAGACATCCatcatcccctccctgccttgcCTGTTGTTCAGGCTGTTCTGTCCTCTCTGCAAAGCTCATTTCCATGGTGCTGGAGCATCCAGCCCTTGTTAGGTAAAATTTACAGCCCCTTCCGTGGGGCTCGGTGCCCGAAATCCTTGGATTCAAGCGGAGGGGGGACATCACATCCAtcttgtggctgctgctgctgcgtgtcacagagccaggctgggtcctgctgccctgcctcaCACCCTGAgagcctctgctccctgccaggctctgcactCAAACTCTGCCTCCTTTCTCCATTGTCCCTGTGATGGATCCACTGAGAGGAGAAATGAGAGAATCatggtttggttggaagggacatgaGAGCCCATTCAGtgccaccttccactagaccagggtgctccaaacccagTTAAGCTCTTCCAGGAATCCAggggcagcttctctgggcaccctgccaccctcacagggaagaacttCCTAAAATACATCTGGGAAGAAGCTGGGTGATAACTCTGGGGCACAGGTGGGGCTTCAGGCAGGGTCACCACGCTGGGAGCAGCATTTACAACCTTCCcatccagctgttcccacagCCAGGCGTTTGCTGGAGACCAGGCTGTGCTTAGGCTGCTAAAACACACCTTCCCTGGTGTTTGCACTTCATTGTCTGCAGATCCTTGGATGATCCCCTGGCTCCCGTGGCTCTTCCTGGTGCTCTGGTTTTCCCTGGAGGGCTGGAGGGAGTGGAGCTGCTGccgtggctgctgcagctggagctggggctggcacaaaCAGCCTCACCCCgtccctgccagctcagccctctCTGAGGGCTTTTAAAATTCCTGTCAGTCCTCCAAACATCGAACCACACCTGGCTTGtgaggctggaggtgctgcccATGCCTGACCCCATCTCCTCCTGGCACTGGAGaatgctcctgctgcccagagctgctctggaggggAAAAGCTTCTCTCAGGCTCTCCCTGCATCACAGAACCTGCTGGAAGTGCACAGGGGTGGCAGCAGAAGCGATCCCAGCCGCTCCTGGCTGGAGGTTTTGGGATGAGGAAGGtcagagctggtgctgcagagggatTTGGCAGCTGCAGTACCCAGCGCAGCCGTGCTGGGCCCGGGCTGTGCATGATGTCATTTTAACTCCTGACATCCCAGGGGTgccaccagggctggggggacactggggacagagtggcAGCGGGGGATCAGTGGCCCTGTCCTGCCAGGGAGGACGAGCAGCGCTGGCTCCAGTGTCACACACAGGAACAGCTTCCCCCTCCACGaaccagccccagccctgtgtccccagtgccatccctgtgtcccttgtgtcatccctgtgtccccagtgccatccctgtgtccccagccttGTCCCTGAGTGTACCCAGTGCCATCCCTGTGTCCCNNNNNNNNNNNNNNNNNNNNNNNNNNNNNNNNNNNNNNNNNNNNNNNNNNNNNNNNNNNNNNNNNNNNNNNNNNNNNNNNNNNNNNNNNNNNNNNNNNNNNNNNNNNNNNNNNNNNNNNNNNNNNNNNNNNNNNNNNNNNNNNNNNNNNNNNNNNNNNNNNNNNNNNNNNNNNNNNNNNNNNNNNNNNNNNNNNNNNNNNNNNNNNNNNNNNNNNNNNNNNNNNNNNNNNNNNNNNNNNNNNNNNNNNNNNNNNNNNNNNNNNNNNNNNNNNNNNNNNNNNNNNNNNNNNNNNNNNNNNNNNNNNNNNNNNNNNNNNNNNNNNNNNNNNNNNNNNNNNNNNNNNNNNNNNNNNNNNNNNNNNNNNNNNNNNNNNNNNNNNNNNNNNNNNNNNNNNNNNNNNNNNNNNNNNNNNNNNNNNNNNNNNNNNNNNNNNNNNNNNNNNNNNNNNNNNNNNNNNNNNNNNNNNNNNNNNNNNNNNNNNNNNNNNNNNNNNNNNNNNNNNNNNNNNNNNNNNNTGAGCCATCCTGTTGCTCCCATGGTGTGAATCAACCTTTGGGAGCTGCTCTTGTTTCACCTCTGGGCTTTTGACTTCTGAGCTACCCCCAGTGTGATTCTCAATGCTGAGGTTGAGTGCAGGGCTTGGAGCTGCCTCCCATGCCAGGAACAGCTGCAGGTAAAGCAGCAGGGGAACAGAAAATATCCCTGAATTTAAGGGTGACCTTTAAGGAGTAAATCCCAGAGGTCTCATCTAATGCTGGCAACAAgtcactgtccccaggggaAGTGAAAATGCTTATGCAGAGATCTGGGTGGGTTTGGTGACAGGAGTGGCTGTATTTGGTGACGTGTCTGTAATTTGGAACAGGAAACCTGAGTGATCCTCCCTGCAAGGCAGCTCTGATGGTTGGGAATTCCCAAAGAATGTGgaaattaggaataaattctgaatttaaagCCTTGAGCCCTGTACCTCCAGCACTCAGTGTGGATGCTCCCAGGCATTTTATGTTGTATTTAGGGATAACTGGcaagaaaaatgggaataaaaggGAATAAGGGAAggttctcctctccctgcagtcAGACAGGGActggcagcctggctgctcatcctgctgtgctgatgatccctggaagctgctgggaaGCTCAGCATTCCCAACATCCACGTGTGCACTGACACCAGAATCCGAGGCATCAGGAATGATGGAGACCCTGAAAACAGCACCATGGGAGGGTCCAGATTGTGCAGCTCCTCTTCCCagtgctggaaaacacctctgctgctgctcctgtgtgctcctggcttttcctctcctgttccCGGAGCTCCTTGGCACCGGGCTGGTGGCTGGGGATGGAATTAGGGCAGCTGCAGCCGTATCTTGCTCAGCCAGCTTTGCTTCCAGGCAGGAATAATCAAATAATCACCAGAGTGTTTCTGCTCCGTTCCACAGGCCCAGGGGgattctctgcagagctctcaCGTGTCCTGGAATCAGGGAAttacagactggtttgggttggaaggggcatTAAAATCCATTCCAtcccaacccctgccatgggcacagacacctcccactgtcccaggctgctccaagccctgtccagcctggcctgggacactcccagggatccaggggcagccacagctgctctgagcctcCCCAcactcacagggaagaatttcttctcagtaTCCAATGTAAATCCACCCTCCTTCAGCCTaaggccatttccccttgtcctgttatTCAGTGCCCTTGTGAAAGTGCCTCTCCAGCATGTCCAGGGAGGATGTGCTGTCCCTGGGGGTCACTGAGATCACATTGAGGAGTAGCTGAGCTGAACTTCAGGCAGGCAACACCAAGATGACCCCACAAGTTTCCTTCCAcctctgtttttgtttttcaaaagctCCTTTTGGGCCACGGCTCCCAAAATTCCCGTTCCTGTTGGAATCCTGGCTGGTCTGTGCACTGaccagctctgttttcctgcaggtttCCTGGCCTTCCTGTGGTTTGTAGCTTTTTGCTTCCTGGCAAACCAGTGGCAGAGGACGACGCTGACCAGGGGCTTCTCGCAGGGCGCGGACGCGGCGCGGGCAGCGAtcaccttctccttcttctccatcATCATCTGGGTGagggcagccccggggctgggggggaaCTGAAACCTGCCCTGGgtggtgctgagctggaggGGGGTTTGGAGAAGTgatcctggggctgcaggggaccCTCCAGGCGTGGAGCTGGTGGTTATTTACCAGGGAAGCGTCAGCTCGGTGCCCTCTCACTGGGGAATTCCAGGCTTCCCTTTCTCCCGAGGCTGGGAGGTTTTATTCCCACTGAAAACGTGTGGCCAGGCATGAGCTGCCCTGCTTTCAGAGCCTCCTCGGAGCCCCAGGGTGGCAGAGagtccccaggagcagagccctgtgctgagCACGATGCCTGGGAGGTTTTGGGAGCTCTCATCAGCTCCCTCCTGGGCCAAGCCACACTGGCCCCTCTGCCATCCACCTGGGGAAGGGGCTTGTAGAACCTCCCTTTGCCCCCAGTTCTGGCTCCACCTGGGCAGAGGGATttcaggcagggctgtgtgaaaCCCACCCGGACCCAGCTGGCTGGGGGGCTCCTTCTCCAGAGGCTCTGTGGAGAGGCAGGGATGTGTTACCTCCTGCTCTCCCCCGGCTTTTCCTGAGCACAGAGTCCCGGGATGTACTCTAATTCCATATTGCCTTCAAAGAATTGGGGCAAAAGCCAGTCCGAGGCTTCCAGCAGCGAGCCTTGCTCCAGTTCTCCCCCAGTTTGACTGCTTTATGATTATCCCAATAAATCTCTTTTaatcccagctcttccccaTCCTCGGCTGCCACAGGGAAGGGCTTTGGGTGGGATgttccccatcccatcccatcagCATCTGCCCCCTCCCCGGGAGGGCAGTGGGGACACCAGCCCCCTGTCACATCCCAAAGGATGGCCGGGATGCTTGGGAAGCCATTCCTGGCTTCTACAGGCGTTTTTTAGCCTCCTCAGCGCATCATTTACAAACTAATTGAATTGTTAATGAAGCCTCCTGGAATGAGCGCGGGGCCCTCCCGGCTTTGCCGCCCACATTTCCCACCGTTCACAACCTCAATTCCAGCAACCTGGAAAAGGGTGAAGGAGTCTCGGCAGAACTGACCCATTTTCCTGGGCTGGCACTCgcagctctccctccccacagcagatGCGTTTATTTGGGCCAGCAGTGCCAGatctgcacagccagggcagagctgtgggggtCACCCTGTCCTGCAGAAAtgggggtgctgggctgggctttggggCTGGATTAGCTCTTGGGTGTGATGGAGAGGGgtggcagctccctggggggctctgcagagagatgtgtggggtgctggggggatgTGGGGTCTGGAGGGGTGTAGGGTCCTGGGGAGGTGTGAGGTGCTGAGAGTTTGGGGGATCCAGGGAGGAGATGGGGTCCAGGGGGTTTGGGGGATCCAGGGAAGAGATGGGGTCCAGNNNNNNNNNNNNNNNNNNNNNNNNNNNNNNNNNNNNNNNNNNNNNNNNNNNNNNNNNNNNNNNNNNNNNNNNNNNNNNNNNNNNNNNNNNNNNNNNNNNNNNNNNNNNNNNNNNNNNNNNNNNNNNNNNNNNNNNNNNNNNNNNNNNNNNNNNNNNNNNNNNNNNNNNNNNNNNNNNNNNNNNNNNNNNNNNNNNNNNNNNNNNNNNNNNNNNNNNNNNNNNNNNNNNNNNNNNNNNNNNNNNNNNNNNNNNNNNNNNNNNNNNNNNNNNNNNNNNNNNNNNNNNNNNNNNNNNNNNNNNNNNNNNNNNNNNNNNNNNNNNNNNNNNNNNNNNNNNNNNNNNNNNNNNNNNNNNNNNNNNNNNNNNNNNNNNNNNNNNNNNNNNNNNNNNNNNNNNNNNNNNNNNNGAGCCCTGGGAGGATTGGGGAGCCCTGGAGGATTGGGGAGCCCTGGGAGGACTGGGGAGCCCTGGGTGGGTTCTGGGGTGACACggggtgctgtggggctgcagccctgccccgTGTGACGCTGTCCCTCGCTGTCCCTCGCTGTCCCAGGTGGTGCTGGCGCTGCGGGCGCTGCAGCGGTACCGCCTGGGCACGGACATGTCCCTGTTCGCCACCGAGCAGTTCGGCACCGACCCCAGCGCCTCCTACCCCGGCTACCCCGGCGGCAGCGGCGTGGAGAGCACGGAGACCTACCAGAGCCCCCCGTTCACCGAGACCTTAGAGCCCAACCCCAAAGGTTACCAAGTGCCAGCGTACTGAGGGGCTGGGGCGCTGCCACCCCTGCCCAGTCCCAAATGTATCCGGTCCCGTTTCCCTGCCGTGGCGAGTCAGCGCCGGCTCCCTTTATTAGCTCGTTGTGCAGTGAATTCTGTACAGTGGTATTGGTTCTTGTCTTACCTGTCCCAGGGTTTCTAAAAGCAGTGTTCCCTCTAAGCCAGGAGGAAGGAAGGTTGGTACCACATCACCTACAcgtggggaagaggaggaaatgccccctctgagctctgctggggaagCCCAGGACGCCTTTTCCTCTtagaaaacagcagaggaatTATGATCTCGTTCTTCCAGAGCTAACACAGAATCCATCGAGGGTGGGTGGGCAGTGGGGAGAGCTGGCCCTGTCTGCTCCCAGTCCAGGTTCCATGGAAAGTGCCAAATTCCCAGGGAAATCAGCGGTGTCtgtcttatttttctttgtatataTTTGctgtacaaaacaaaatatccaAACAGGTGTTTCAAAACTTGGTTTAGAGGCACGGGCAGGGGGGGCACAGCAGGCCAGGCTTGGGATCAGTATCCAGATTGTTTCTACGCTCCAGCAGGTTCTGCTTGAGGATTTAAAACACTCCTGttaggaaagcagcaggagctggttgCTAACCGGGAACAGCCTGTGATCAGTGGGAATGTGACGCTTTGAGGTTCTGTTTCTTCATGGGGGATTGGGAAGTTTGTAAATTCCTAAGGAATTTTTGTTTGGCAGCGCTGCCACATCCTCACCCTGGAGAGGTGAGGACCGAGGTGAGGGGCTCAGACTCTACGTCCAAGGCCATTAGGAGGAAAATTGGAGTTGTATTTTAATTCTGGGAGCAGCCACCATCTGTCAGCTGCGGCAGAAGCCCAGGAGGAGACACGTGTGTcaccctgcagcctccagaaaTGAGGGATTCAGGCAGGGAACTGGAGAGGCTTCACAGGCCTTTAGAGTCTGTGTGGGCTCATGGCCCCGTGTTTGGAAATGGTGTGGGAAGAGAGTCAGTGAAAAGCACCCAGGAAAGAGGCTCAGGTCGGGGGTTCAGCGGcaaaggacaaagaaaagaCCGAAATGTGTAAAATCCATGAGGTCCTTGTCAGCCACCTGCCAGCTTTCCCTGCCCGTGTGGCAGCTGATCCAGGCTGTGTCAATaagggctgagcagaggagctgaaacttgaattcccagccctgctggtggcagctccatccctggagactCCGGCTCTCCCGGCACTCCGGGGTCCTGCCTTGCCTGTTGGTGCCGGCAAAGCCACCACTGCCTTCCGACCTCGTGAGGAGCAATAGCCACCAGCTGTCCCCCCCCTGCCACAGGTCCTGGTCACCACgccacagctccttcctgctgctgagcagcgCACTAATTAatgagcagcagggaaatgcaCTAATTAAGCAGCCAATCATCCCGAGAGGTCACTGCCGGTGGCGAAGCGCGTTCCTTGCCTTGGCTCCaggtcctggctgtgcccagctcctcacaggtGCCTGACCATGGACACCCCAGCCCAGTGCAGTGTCAGCCTCAGTGAATTCCAGAATCTCTGTGGTTTTGTGGAGTTGGTtttgctgggaaaggaaaaaagccccgAGGAGTTTAATACAGGGTACGGTAGAACTGTAGCAATATTTTCCTTAGAGGGAACACTGAAACTTTAGCAGCACAAACAGTACTTGTGttaatattttagcaaaattataatcaatttaaatgtttaaattgaTTGTATGTGAGATAATGTTTGTTGGGTACAGTGTATTTTTTCTAACTATAACATAACTGTTCCAGAGTTTCTGTGTAACTGTAAAGAGCTAAAGCTGTGTCTGCCTGCGGGACGTGTCCTGCCCCGTGTGCCCCCCGTGCTGAATATTACACGCTCTGAATGTCCCCCCGAGGCCTGCATTGCCTTTCTTTGCCCCCACACGCACATCCCACCAcgctctgagctctgcagcagcagcagggacatggggacGACACCAGCACAACTCCTGGTGCTTCCCGGGGGTCGCTTCGGCTTCCCAAAGTCAGCGTTGTCTTTTCCTTGCAGCTGCTCcgctgggcagggaggaggaggaggaggaaggctcaGGTGCCTGAGGGGtttcctggcagagcaggagatgctccttgattaaagcagagctggaataaCACGTCCAGCCTCACTCAGCAGGCACCTGGAGGGAGGTGAGCCCTGATCCTGGCACCAGGATGGGCAGCTCGGGCAGGCAGGAGCCCACAGCTGGAGCGTTTTTCCAGGGAATAGCGCTGGGTTCGTGTCCAATGTGCATCaccaggcaggaggggacaaCCCCAACCTCCCTGGTAGTGGCCAGAGCCTTCACCCACCTCAGCCTGACTCAAAGAACCCCGTTTTGGGGTTTGCTGGTGCAGTTCCCCAGCCTGATggagccctggccctgctgagtTCAGCCCTGCTCAGAGGGAGGGTGAGAGCCGTGCCTGGAATCCTGCCCTGAATCCTTTGGGAgccccccagtgtccccagagctgctgggtgtCACCATGCCCTGTGCCACCAGGCAGAGCAGTAACCGTGGGCTGCTGAGCCTTTGGAACGTCCACTTccatcttttctcctctttttctcccagctgtgctACAGCAGCACTCACCCACTTGTAACCACATCCTAAAAGGATGCCAGGCTGTCCCAGAATTGTCCCAAAGCCATGCCAGGATTGTCCTGAGCGTGACAGGGCTCTGCCATCCTCACAAGAAACATCCTGTTTCTACCTCTCTGTTCTCCCCTGAGGTCACAGAGGGCAGGACCTCTCCgtgctcagcccagcccaaAAGCTTCTGCACAGTGTTAGCACTAAATTTGTGTGTAAAACATAGAATTCCATCATTCTgcctttcctggagctgcaTTTTGCTCCAGCCTCTTGCTCTGGGAGGCTGTGTCACACCACCTCAGCACTGAGGTCACCACATCATGCACTGTGCAATTCAAGTACATTAAAAGATTTGGAAATTTTGCCAACATTTCAAGCTGTTCCTAGCAAAGGTGGAAGCTTTGCTTAATTGATGTTTAGTAAAATATATCCTTCCCCCTGCATTACCTGCTGTGTgtcaggggctgcagcagacCCTGAGAGCAAACCCCCTCCCTTGACAGGGCATCATTTGAGATCTCACTGCTCCCACTGGGATGAGATTCCCATCAGATGATGCCACAACAACGAGTGACACccacagcatttcttttctcctgcccaCCAGTCCCTTCCAGAGCTCTTTGGCCCCTTccctcccagtgccagcccccaagggcacagggctggctcctgcctctgcctgctgccctctctgccatgggctgtTCCTTAGGAAAtcccatcatcatcatcatcatcatcatcatcatcatcatcccaTGCCGTGGCTGTTTCTCTCAGTAAAAACtgctgtgtatttattttacagacCCCTCCCAGCCCGTGCT
Proteins encoded in this region:
- the SYNGR3 gene encoding synaptogyrin-3 — encoded protein: MEGASFGAGRAGGAIDPVDFLKQPQTLLRVTTWIFSIVVFGSIVNECYVNKDSQHPELLCIFNENESACSYGIAVGVIAFFGCIFFFVVDLYFQQISSVKDRKRAVLLDLGFSGFLAFLWFVAFCFLANQWQRTTLTRGFSQGADAARAAITFSFFSIIIWVVLALRALQRYRLGTDMSLFATEQFGTDPSASYPGYPGGSGVESTETYQSPPFTETLEPNPKGYQVPAY